A single genomic interval of Spirosoma linguale DSM 74 harbors:
- a CDS encoding Mannan endo-1,4-beta-mannosidase (PFAM: glycoside hydrolase family 26~KEGG: cja:CJA_0236 endo-1,4-beta mannanase, putative, man26C), whose protein sequence is MSKHIDQLTWISLILALLCVKPLLADNPKYKPIDTKATKETKALYRNLHKLAKKHILFGHQHATEYGHGWAGDDNRSDVKSVSGSHPAVIGVDFSGLSGRPTAAIDKAKESLRKQIVDTYDRGGVTTVAWHFSNPASKGGFYWVDSVSAPAVSLLIPGGSHHEQYKEILRTIGDLAKSVKGKDGTLAPMIFRPYHEFDGGWFWWGKPHCKREDFISLWQFTVSYLRDSLQVHNFIYAFSPDCLFKTEAEYLERYPGDEWVDMLGMDNYADFGRNGRYNVAAGIQKLKIVSDYAQKAGKLAAFTETGLESIPDTTWWTNTLLKSLKAEKMRLSYVLVWRNDRQSPTHYYAPYPGQASVPDFLNFYHDPYTLFETDLPNMYKRKLFF, encoded by the coding sequence ATGAGTAAGCATATAGATCAATTGACATGGATAAGCCTTATACTAGCTTTACTTTGTGTAAAACCGCTTCTTGCCGACAATCCCAAATACAAACCTATAGATACCAAAGCCACTAAAGAGACAAAAGCCTTATACCGTAATCTGCACAAACTGGCCAAAAAGCATATTCTATTTGGTCATCAGCACGCCACCGAATACGGACATGGCTGGGCGGGCGATGACAACCGCTCCGACGTTAAATCAGTTAGTGGGTCGCATCCGGCCGTAATTGGGGTCGACTTTAGTGGTTTGTCGGGCAGGCCAACTGCGGCCATTGACAAAGCAAAAGAGTCACTTCGGAAGCAGATTGTCGATACCTACGACCGGGGTGGCGTAACTACGGTAGCCTGGCACTTCTCAAACCCAGCTTCCAAAGGAGGCTTCTACTGGGTCGATTCTGTTTCTGCTCCCGCCGTGTCGTTGCTGATTCCCGGCGGCTCGCATCATGAGCAATACAAAGAAATACTCCGCACGATCGGCGATTTGGCAAAGTCAGTGAAGGGGAAAGACGGTACGCTGGCCCCAATGATTTTTCGTCCCTATCATGAATTCGACGGGGGGTGGTTTTGGTGGGGAAAGCCCCACTGCAAGCGGGAAGACTTTATCTCTTTGTGGCAGTTCACCGTTTCCTATCTGCGCGACAGCCTTCAGGTACACAACTTCATTTATGCATTCTCGCCCGATTGCCTGTTCAAAACGGAAGCAGAGTACCTCGAACGGTATCCGGGAGATGAATGGGTCGACATGCTCGGCATGGACAATTACGCCGACTTTGGGCGTAATGGACGTTACAATGTGGCTGCGGGTATTCAGAAACTCAAGATCGTGTCTGACTATGCCCAAAAAGCTGGCAAACTAGCCGCATTTACAGAGACAGGGCTGGAATCTATACCCGACACGACCTGGTGGACAAACACGTTGCTAAAATCCCTGAAAGCCGAGAAAATGCGGCTTTCCTATGTGCTCGTCTGGCGAAACGACAGGCAAAGTCCCACGCATTATTACGCTCCTTATCCCGGTCAGGCCAGTGTGCCGGATTTCCTTAACTTTTACCATGACCCGTACACCTTGTTCGAGACCGACCTGCCGAATATGTATAAACGCAAGCTATTTTTCTAA
- a CDS encoding hypothetical protein (KEGG: nmu:Nmul_A0927 phosphoesterase, PA- phosphatase related), with translation MKRMLFIYVWLVLSVSAKAEVATKDLSQHLQPTVFAVTMVMIHDVVNPPAASRFYTYCLLGAHEIVARHQQTVVSPTTFIRSLGQTNLETARADNYQIAALYCILETGRLILPSGYMLEDEEKKLLDQLRAEKYPEPIIQQSVGVAQEMAKKVLAYAAADNYRNLSARTRYRPSKADGFWYPTPPAYIEAIEPHWRIIRPMMIDSCSQFRPKPPVAFSKDTTSEFHKLAQEVYQIGNKLTDEQRFIASYWDCNPFAVNTSGHMSIGFKKISPGGHWMNITSLAATKAKLSFDNALMVQSLVAMTLMDAFISCWDEKYRSSRIRPETVINRYINVRWQPLLQTPPFPEYTSGHSVISTAVAELLTYLMGDNFSFTDNTEVIFELPERRFTSFRQAASEAAISRLYGGIHYRDAIENGQDQGRAIGEFVIERLKKAGIKPIF, from the coding sequence ATGAAACGGATGCTATTCATTTATGTGTGGCTGGTGTTAAGCGTTTCGGCGAAGGCTGAAGTAGCGACAAAAGACCTTAGCCAGCATCTTCAGCCAACGGTTTTTGCGGTAACCATGGTGATGATCCACGATGTTGTCAATCCGCCCGCTGCCAGCCGGTTTTATACTTATTGCCTGCTGGGTGCCCACGAAATTGTGGCCCGGCATCAGCAAACGGTAGTGTCGCCAACTACGTTTATCCGGAGCCTTGGACAGACAAATCTGGAAACTGCCAGAGCGGATAATTACCAGATTGCGGCTCTGTACTGCATTCTGGAAACGGGGCGATTGATTCTACCCTCAGGCTATATGCTTGAGGATGAAGAAAAAAAGCTACTTGATCAACTTCGGGCCGAGAAGTACCCGGAGCCAATTATTCAGCAATCGGTAGGTGTGGCACAGGAGATGGCGAAAAAAGTACTGGCCTATGCCGCTGCCGATAATTACCGAAACCTAAGCGCCCGCACCCGCTACCGACCGAGCAAAGCCGATGGCTTCTGGTATCCAACACCACCGGCTTATATTGAGGCCATTGAGCCGCACTGGCGCATTATTCGCCCCATGATGATCGATTCCTGCAGCCAGTTCAGGCCAAAGCCACCCGTTGCCTTCAGTAAAGACACAACTAGTGAGTTTCATAAACTGGCACAGGAAGTATATCAGATAGGAAATAAGCTGACCGACGAACAACGGTTTATCGCGTCGTATTGGGACTGTAATCCATTTGCCGTCAACACATCGGGCCACATGTCGATTGGCTTTAAGAAGATAAGCCCCGGTGGTCACTGGATGAACATAACAAGTCTGGCAGCCACCAAGGCTAAATTATCGTTTGATAACGCTCTTATGGTACAATCGCTGGTTGCCATGACGCTGATGGATGCCTTCATCAGTTGCTGGGACGAGAAGTACCGCAGCAGCCGAATCCGTCCCGAAACGGTCATTAATCGCTACATCAACGTGCGCTGGCAGCCACTCCTGCAAACGCCACCCTTTCCGGAATATACCAGCGGCCATAGTGTTATCTCAACCGCTGTGGCCGAACTGCTAACCTACCTGATGGGTGATAACTTCAGCTTTACAGACAATACTGAGGTGATTTTTGAGCTTCCTGAGCGCCGGTTTACCTCGTTCCGACAGGCCGCTTCTGAAGCCGCTATCTCCCGGTTATACGGTGGTATACACTACCGCGATGCTATTGAAAACGGGCAGGATCAGGGCAGAGCTATCGGCGAGTTCGTTATTGAGCGCTTAAAGAAAGCGGGTATCAAGCCCATATTCTGA